A single Anaerolineae bacterium DNA region contains:
- a CDS encoding LysM peptidoglycan-binding domain-containing protein, which translates to MTRQQAVALVICNAVVSLVISLTVVLVFERYRTVPTPEGVALAQAAAATEPLAFDGTPITGPTAEPLPQITYVVKSGDSLGSVAFQFGVTLDALMQANGIENANYIVAGQSLVIPVSGPAPAATATHRPPPTMAPVATPGSGEALVAIESVSGAGRVDEEYVRLVNRGAQGVALEGWVLEDEDGHAYTFPNLFLWRNGTVSVHSTFGNDSATDLYWGLTEAVWSNPEERVRLLNASGELVAEVKVGTADAG; encoded by the coding sequence GTGACCAGGCAGCAGGCGGTGGCGCTTGTGATCTGCAACGCCGTGGTATCGCTGGTCATTAGCCTCACGGTTGTGTTGGTCTTTGAGCGCTATCGGACGGTCCCCACGCCGGAGGGCGTGGCGTTGGCGCAGGCCGCGGCGGCCACGGAACCGCTCGCGTTCGATGGCACCCCGATAACCGGCCCCACTGCCGAGCCCCTTCCCCAAATCACCTACGTGGTCAAGAGCGGCGACAGCCTCGGTTCAGTGGCATTCCAGTTCGGGGTGACGCTCGACGCTCTCATGCAGGCCAACGGCATCGAGAACGCCAACTACATTGTCGCCGGGCAGTCTCTGGTGATCCCCGTCAGTGGACCGGCGCCGGCAGCCACAGCTACCCACCGACCGCCTCCCACCATGGCGCCGGTAGCCACCCCTGGCAGCGGGGAGGCCCTTGTCGCCATTGAATCCGTCAGTGGTGCTGGCCGGGTGGATGAGGAGTACGTCAGGCTGGTGAACCGGGGAGCTCAGGGCGTGGCCCTAGAGGGCTGGGTGCTTGAGGATGAGGACGGGCACGCCTACACCTTCCCTAACCTGTTCCTGTGGCGGAACGGCACGGTGTCGGTGCATAGCACCTTTGGCAACGACTCGGCTACTGACCTGTACTGGGGGCTGACCGAAGCGGTCTGGAGCAATCCAGAGGAGAGGGTCCGTCTCCTGAACGCGTCAGGCGAGTTGGTGGCGGAAGTGAAAGTGGGAACGGCCGATGCCGGATGA
- a CDS encoding GNAT family N-acetyltransferase: MTTVAAIGVPTGVCTGIRPFNPFRDLPQVTRLLAQVFGPELSVESSSTARLVRWMRRFPSLGWLWMGFDAWFDGNLGGYVWVCGDKLVGNANIAPVGVTGRQWVLSNVAVEEGSRGRGIGRQLVEASLRYAWQRGADQVLLQVWQSNRPALRLYESFGFRLSGRLWRLGLEPGRRLRPPVARSDERLAWRRVRGGDLEALKGMVAAMLPHKLRLLRPSPVSAFQEGLWQRLRRILAGSVTGTVPMRRVLLRDGRVVGGLALTPVEKERARLTVVLMPDPSEDTAAAVVSQVTTLTADPTLDLLVDLPESLDRLRVALVQVGFEERDALLQMSLERPYRAEWDLAV, encoded by the coding sequence GTGACCACCGTGGCGGCCATTGGTGTGCCTACGGGCGTGTGCACCGGAATACGGCCCTTCAACCCCTTCCGGGACTTGCCTCAAGTGACCCGCCTTCTGGCCCAGGTATTCGGGCCGGAGCTATCGGTCGAGTCCAGCTCGACGGCTCGGTTGGTGCGCTGGATGAGGCGCTTCCCCTCGCTGGGGTGGCTATGGATGGGTTTCGATGCCTGGTTCGATGGCAATCTAGGCGGATACGTCTGGGTCTGCGGCGACAAGCTGGTGGGCAACGCCAACATCGCGCCGGTGGGCGTCACTGGGCGCCAGTGGGTTCTGAGCAATGTGGCGGTGGAGGAGGGTTCCCGCGGACGGGGCATAGGACGGCAGCTGGTGGAGGCCAGCCTCAGGTACGCCTGGCAGCGAGGCGCCGACCAGGTGCTACTGCAGGTGTGGCAGTCTAACCGGCCTGCCCTGCGCCTGTATGAGTCCTTTGGGTTCCGGTTGTCGGGCAGGCTCTGGCGGCTGGGGTTGGAACCCGGCCGGCGCCTGAGGCCGCCAGTGGCGCGCAGCGATGAGAGACTGGCCTGGCGACGCGTGCGAGGTGGGGACCTGGAAGCCCTGAAGGGCATGGTGGCAGCCATGCTTCCCCACAAGCTGCGCCTGCTGCGCCCTTCCCCAGTGAGCGCCTTCCAGGAGGGGCTGTGGCAGAGGTTGCGCCGAATCCTGGCCGGTTCGGTCACGGGGACGGTGCCCATGAGGCGGGTGCTCTTGAGGGACGGTCGAGTCGTGGGCGGGCTGGCGCTGACGCCGGTGGAGAAGGAGCGAGCGCGACTGACGGTAGTACTGATGCCGGACCCCTCTGAGGACACTGCGGCGGCGGTGGTGTCGCAGGTCACGACGCTGACGGCGGACCCCACGCTGGATCTTCTGGTGGACCTGCCCGAATCCCTGGACCGGCTGCGAGTCGCCCTGGTGCAAGTCGGGTTCGAGGAGCGGGATGCCCTGTTACAGATGAGCCTGGAGAGGCCGTATCGAGCCGAGTGGGACCTGGCGGTGTGA